The following proteins come from a genomic window of Anopheles ziemanni chromosome 3, idAnoZiCoDA_A2_x.2, whole genome shotgun sequence:
- the LOC131284772 gene encoding uncharacterized protein LOC131284772, which yields MGQSTVSLRCRVPTIADSLFVVGLLLTVLNVAEGLTVVETIESTEFPQHWEPSSAAELRSVLRSFSRNAAPKSNGNQLEGKQLPTFSAAPFGSANPCKCRSGICSCCLGVFSMNGCANLTYIPEDFAFEFRMIFNNRVLTKNRISGKNPKPICVHPPRFDFIEVCANFYDVYFVGRNMHVCLEMNGNFEGFELFNRSFNCLRIGDKGVKILKPGEQIGGSVNPSLEAEIDSGDDIEDYDEAVV from the exons ATGGGTCAGTCAACAGTGTCTTTACGGTGCCGTGTACCAACGATCGCTGACTCCCTGTTTGTGGTGGGTCTACTCCTTACCGTACTGAATGTGGCAGAAGGACTCACTGTAGTTGAAACAATAGAGTCAACTGAATTCCCACAGCATTGGGAACCTTCATCGGCTGCCGAGTTACGTTCTGTACTAAGAT CATTTAGCAGAAATGCCGCACCGAAAAGTAACGGAAATCAACTGGAAGGGAAACAGCTGCCCACATTTTCCGCCGCTCCTTTCGGTTCGGCCAATCCCTGCAAGTGTCGGAGTGGGATTTGTAGCTGCTGCCTTG GAGTATTCAGTATGAACGGGTGTGCAAACTTGACCTACATCCCGGAAGACTTTGCGTTCGAGTTTCGCATGATTTTCAACAACCGTGTGCTGACGAAGAACCGCATCAGCGGCAAGAACCCGAAGCCGATTTGTGTCCATCCGCCGCGCTTTGATTTCATCGAAGTTTGCGCCAACTTCTACGATGTGTACTTTGTCGGGCGGAACATGCACGTTTGCTTGGAAATGAACGGAAACTTTGAGGGATTCGAGCTGTTCAACAG ATCGTTCAACTGCTTGCGAATAGGCGACAAGGGTGTGAAGATTTTGAAGCCTGGTGAGCAGATCGGCGGTTCCGTCAATCCGTCATTGGAGGCGGAGATCGACTCCGGGGACGATATTGAGGATTACGATGAAGCAGTTGTTTAA
- the LOC131289036 gene encoding methyltransferase-like protein 17, mitochondrial, with the protein MAVFLKTLRTHCDRIFSKRSTPLPSALSSFQFTTRVKCELDTITEKEITENGLKPRKHRGRIKCNNIALPAEIHDAIVKSAKDYPIKSLINDGQRLNNCIRSRKWFPLDDTVAGRRKDAPSEREVPSSAQRQKASVFDMHDTYSCLTQLIGRSDAEYAVLKRIFTEISQRDPELRPRSFLDFGSGVGTGTWAVTQFWRDHLFEILSVDKSRHMNDLAELVLRQGDSNKATMVRNVFYRQFLPANPNRKYDIVLSSFSLFDQSTRRGLLELVDQLYATFDKYLIFVEQGSNAGFQLLDGIRNHIRKNYNADDSHLFAPCPHSLPCPRIAADDGTPCNFEATYTRNFPSGDGHQYGSILYSYLVYKKNPPDSAQRFPRLVRPTAVRSKHCVCHVCAADGKLRDVTFTTAKHGQVIHRCAKASRWADLLPMHVEWEDTTEREDENT; encoded by the exons ATGGCTGTTTTCCTCAAAACACTGAGAACGCACTGTGATAGAATATTCAGTAAAAGATCCACCCCGCTTCCGTCAGCCCTGAGCAGTTTTCAATTTACTACCAGGGTAAAATGTGAGCTCGACACAATCACCGAAAAAGAAATCACCGAGAATGGGTTGAAACCGCGCAAACATCGTGGTCGTATCAAGTGCAACAACATCGCATTACCGGCAGAAATACACGATGCCATCGTCAAGAGTGCCAAGGATTATCCGATTAAAAGTCTGATTAATGATGGCCAGCGGTTGAACAATTGCATTCGATCTCGTAAATGGTTCCCACTCGACGACACGGTCGCTGGCCGCCGAAAGGATGCACCGAGTGAACGCGAAGTGCCCAGCAGTGCCCAACGCCAGAAAGCGTCCGTTTTCGATATGCATGACACCTATAGCTGTCTCACGCAACTGATCGGACGATCCGATGCTGAGTACGCGGTGCTAAAACGAATCTTCACCGAAATAAGCCAGCGTGATCCGGAGCTCCGGCCGCGCAGTTTCCTGGACTTTGGCTCGGGTGTCGGTACCGGCACGTGGGCAGTCACCCAGTTCTGGCGGGATCATCTGTTTGAAATTCTATCGGTCGATAAATCGCGTCACATGAACGACCTGGCCGAGCTAGTCCTTCGGCAGGGTGATTCGAACAAGGCGACGATGGTACGCAACGTTTTCTATCGACAGTTTCTGCCGGCCAATCCGAACCGAAAGTACGACATAGTGCTGAGCTCGTTTTCGCTTTTCGATCAATCCACCCGTCGAGGTCTTTTGGAGCTGGTCGATCAACTTTACGCCACGTTCGACAAGTATCTGATCTTTGTCGAGCAGGGCTCGAATGCGGGATTCCAGCTGTTGGATGGTATTCGCAATCACATCCGGAAAAATTACAACGCGGATGATTCTCATCTGTTCGCTCCG TGCCCCCATAGCTTACCGTGCCCTCGGATAGCGGCAGATGATGGAACACCGTGCAATTTTGAGGCCACATATACCCGCAACTTCCCGTCCGGCGACGGACATCAGTATGGCAGTATCCTCTACTCATACCTGGTGTACAAGAAAAACCCTCCAGATAGTGCCCAAAGGTTTCCGAGGCTCGTACGGCCAACCGCCGTCCGTTCGAAGCATTGCGTTTGTCATGTTTGCGCAGCGGATGGGAAGCTCCGTGACGTTACCTTTACCACCGCGAAGCATGGACA AGTTATTCATCGGTGTGCGAAGGCAAGTCGATGGGCCGACCTGCTCCCAATGCACGTTGAATGGGAGGATACAACCGAGAGAGAAGACGAGAATACTTAG